CATGCattctgctttaattcttggttaTTCTCAGATAAAGTATAAACAGATGCATGATTTACCCAAATCTTAAAGGAAGAAATTATCACTAAAAATACTATTTCcactttaatatattttttattatttagttgtGTATCTGCAGATAGAACTGAGAGAAACCTGGTATTAAAATAATTGATCCGATAACAAATGGAAAGCACTGAATGTTTCCAtttacagctgttttaatgtatCTCAAGTGATTGTAGTGAACAGATTTCTACTCTTAATGCAAATAAAAGCAGCATAAACCACAAATGATGAATTGACATGGTTATCAGTATGTTTTTGATTCATCAGTCATATTTCTTGGAGTATTTTGGCAAAAATATTGATAAACATTCTCCTttaatcaatatatatatatatataaaagaaatgaaaagtacTACACTagataataacaacaaaaaatgatAGAATAATAAATAGATATATACCAAGCTCTCTCATCCAGGCAGTCAACATGTCCACAAAAGTGGCCAGAATGTTTCCTCCATTGAGCGACGCTGCTACGGCCAAGTATGAAGAGTCAAAGTATGGGAAGTAGGAGATGGGCGAGTCTGGCTGAGGAAAATCTTGAGGTCTGAAGTCAGCTGGCATGGCGAAGGTCAGCTGGGCTGAGGTGCTTATGTTGAGAACTAGGAGATTATAAGAAGGAGACAACATATTAGCAAATGAGATTAAACTATTTTAACATGTGGTGAAATGgaaccaaaacaaaatggaatTGAGTATTTGAAGCTCTATATTTTATAGCAGGTTTGATGCATTTATCACATCAGCCCTTATACACTACTAAATGGTTCTTGAGCCTTCAGAGCTGCAGGAAACATTAATAATGGATGGAACATATCAGAGTGGACTCATACTAGattgatcatttaaataaataaacatggagCATTCAGTGCATTAAGTGTGAACTtaatttaacttcctgtttcacCTGCATCTGTTGGTGCACTCATGCAGGAGTAGACAGAGCACTGGAAGTCTCCCAGGGCGGCCCCTACTGGCGTACCGGCAGGAATGCCATGCCAGGCTGAGCGTGTCTTTCCCGCCAGACCACCAGATGGCACACACTGAGGAAGCAGGTGCAAAGGGAAGCTGGCAGCTTTCAGACTGCAGCACGCACACATGCAGTTTGTCAAGTAGGTTACACACACTCGGACAGCTTGTGCATGCAGAAACCACAGATCATTTTCATGCAATTAGTGGTTTAACTATTACATAAAATTTACTTACATGTTTTCATTCCAGTGACTGGTTGAAGTGTTGAAGAAGCCCCAGCTGGCTGCATTCTGTGGCGTCATCACACACCTGTCCAAACCACACAGCATGGACACCACGTAGTCCTGGATGGTTCCTGCGACTGTGAAGTCATCAAGGAACTCAGGTCTGCAGAGAAACTACAAACTTTCAGAGTCTGCTTTCGCATCACATAAGCAACTGGTGCTTGCGGGTGGTTTTTACATTGTCAGTGCTGACCTGTGTTTCATGTACCAGAAGATCGTTGCACAGCCAAACCCCGTGGCAACGCTGAGATGTGACTCTGGTTTGGGAAGTGAGGACAAGAAATCACTGCTGCAGCGTCCATCCTGCCATGTGATCAGCTGACTGGTGTCTCTGGGTGTGAAGAAGTCCCTGCTGGACCAGTCGCAACCTGTGACAtacaaaaataagaatatataaCACAACTGACCTCGTGGTTTTGTATGAGATACTGTCCAAACcaaaaaatgatagaaaagtgtgtttttagtATTTCTACACAGACACTGAAATGCATGTGAGATCCAACCCTTAAAACAGAGTTCAAAGAGCGAACATTCAAAAACAAGTGGACACTTAATGTCCTTAGGGTTGTGTTATTTCAAATTTTACTCATCCACCCAAAAATCTTTCACATCACTTTGTGGCCTTAGAGGTGCTCTTTGAGctgaatatgaataaataaataacaatacaaGTAAAGGAGTGTCCAACAACAAATACAGCAGGTTTGTCAGAATCTACTGACTGTCAAATAGACTGACTGACTCCCAACAGCAAGATTTTATGGTATATTTGACATCTTGTCCTTACTGAATCAGTCACCACATTAAGAAGACTGTAGCTACCAGATCTGCTGAAGACTACACTCAGTCGTTGTTACACAGTTACCACATCTCATGTCCTCTTACCACTGCCTGCTTTCCAGAAAATAACCCCGTGCATCTGCCCGGACAGCCCGATCCGGCTGACATGCTGCAGTTTGTCTGCTGGCAGCTGGAGGACGCACCGGTTCAGAGCGTCTATTATCCGACCTGTGTCCTGCTCTTTCGcctacatcacacacacacacacacacacagtttagcAGAGTTTAGTTTATGTGCAGGGAGACGTAAAATAGCACATGAGGAGCACACCTTTAGCCTCCCATCGTCGCTTCTATCGGCAGCAGTGGGTAAAGTGTGACTCGCAGCCACAGTTCTGGAGTCAGATGCAAATAAAACGGTTTTTACCGAAGTAGTTCCCACATCTATACCCAGGATAAAGTTGGACATGACCGCTGCTGACACCGTGAGTCGTTGCATTTCATCCTGAAGGCAAAGTCGACGCTGCTGCGTTCAGGTTAAAACAAAAGATCGGATATTTAGATTTGTTATGTACTGCGAGCTGAGTGTTGAAGCTAAACTTAGGGAAAGAAACCATATAACGTCTTTGTATTTGCCTTTACCAAAGCACACACTTCtaatttatgtgttttatcGAAAAAAGGTTAAACTAACTGtaacagcatttttcttttctttcttattttccttttaatcgGCTCGAAAAACAATTTAGCTCTTATCCCTCAAAATCAGATTGAGCTCTTTTTTGTTGAAGTTGGAAATATGCGTAAACGCCAGGCTGTCAGTGGCAAAAGGAGCAAGACACCTGTtcaaaaaagacaagaaaaaataatcatgtCGACATGATGGTTTTGTTTATAGGCCTATACATACAAGATTTCTGTGTGATACTCATTAAGCGAAACAAAACCATGTAGGTTTGTTgcacttttttgtgtttatagttttcttttggGCCAACTTTCATTACATTACGTCTGCTTTAGTTGTTTACCTCCTTTTGTGATAATTTTTGGTCCAGTTGTAATcccatttgtgttgttttatatgccagtatttagcttttctttatGTATGTTTTGTGCATTTTACTTGGCATTTTACCTTTGTGTAAgtgcatactttttttttttaatcatttaatgactgtgtatgcttttgtttttttgcccttgttttttccaaataaatgtgtaatttcCTACTTTTCATTAAGTAAAATGCACCACGTCGTCTCCTCCTATTTGATTACCACAGcgtacccacaatgcactgcggTGGAGCATGGCTGACTTTGTACTAGGAGTGTCATCCCTACGAGAATGAATGCGCTATTTTCGTGCTGTACAAGTTGACAGTTTCTTAAAACAACTTGATATTCAAGTTAATAAAGGATCTTTTGCgtgttatgtttttataactGCGTCGTGAAGAGCCGACAAACTACGTTTAAATTCGGTAAGAACCAATCCCCGTCAATGAGCTGCTCTAACAGCTAATGgtgctagcatgttagcatgacATGAACGTTAAAATAGGACAGTTAATGTGTAGTCAAGTCTCATGTTGTAATATTGTAAGACTCCTTTATTCTCCTCTGGTGATTAAAGTATTTGCCGTTTATGTAACTAATCGGCGCTATATGTTTCTGATatatctgatatatatatatatatatgtgtgtgtgtgtgtgtgtatatatgtgtgtgtgtgtgtgtgtgtgtgtggtggctctgttAAGATGTGGTTAAAAGCTGCCGAAGTGCAGACGAACGACTTCAAATcactaatgattttttttaaagttaagtaAGTCTTACGCAGCTGTTGTATCAGTGCACTATTACCAACTAAAGCATCTGGTGAAGGTATCTTATGCAATTAGAATATAAGTATTAGATGACGTTCACGCCATAACTGTCTATTGACTTTGTAATCTTATTACAGGCTGTACAGTAATTTTTAATCTGCACACCAAAAACAGAAgtaaatttattaataataaaaaaaacatgtccgCAATCTCCCTGTTTCTGTAGCATCCTTCTTTGGTAGCTGATCAGCGTGAAGATGGCAGGAGTAGCGGCCAAGCGTGAGGGACCACAGTTCATCAGTGAAGTGGCTGTGAGGGGTAACGCCGCTGTGCTGGACTACTGCCGTACCTCTGTGTCTGCTCTGTCTGGAGCAACAGCTGGTATCCTCGGGCTGACGGGACTTTACggcttcattttttatttcctctcctcctttctcCTCTCGCTCCTGCTCATCCTCAAGGCGGGACGGCGGTGGAACAAATGCTTCAAATCGCGTCGGCTGCTCTTTACCGGCGGTCTTGTTGGAGGTCTTTTCACATACGTACTGTTCTGGACTTTCTTGTACGGAATGGTGCATGTATACTAAGACGACATACCATATAAATAATCTGAAACGTTTCTACTCCAGTGCTACATAAATCATTAGGTTTGTCTGCCCTGCTGTTTATAGATAAATAGATTCAACTGTGAAAGATGTTACGTTTTCATTGTGAACTTTTGATAGATTGGAGGATGTGTTCAGAATTAATGTATGCAAGATTAATTGTACTCTATCCTCTAAATCCACATTTACCAGTGACCATGGAAACCATTAACCTTTAATTTTTGCTCTGTTCTTGGTAATATCCATGCcaggataataataattatagttATTATTAAAGTAGGCTAACTTATAACATCTTAACTAGATCTGATATTGCATGTACAAAGCTTTGATGAGATTATAGTTGTGATTACAAATTTGAATAAATGCCTCTCCTCAAGTTGTTTGTATACATAATTGATCTGTCAGGCAATTTAATGGTGACATGAAATCAACAtgacaaacacatttctgtctAATGATAATGTACAATCAGGAAGTAGACAGTAGATGCAATCAGGAAAAATCCCTATAGTGTCCATTCATCACTCAACCAGTACTTTCCCACAGTGAACTTGTCCACTTCACAGCAGACGTTTAACACTTGACCGGCTGTTTTCCTGAGCTTCACAAGTGAATGGTGTAAATATAGTTTTCTGCACACCTCATATAAAAGCCATCAGAAAGTGGTTATTACTGAATAAATCATCTCCATTTAAAGTCCATTTGAAatatttggattcagttttaaaatgttttcattttcagggaTTTTTGTGGAATTCTTACTGAGTAAAGggcaaaaaattaaataaaaatcaggaaAATTGTGCTTGTGTAAttggaaaaacaacacaaaaataaaataaggaaagTTTTGCAATACACAACTCTGATTTTAAGGGATTAGATGATTATTCACTTTTACCTTAAATGAGTGAAAGGCGTATTAACAGACCTGATGAACTCTGTCTTTTTGCATACATCAATGCCCTGATCCTTCCAGTGCAATGCAGAACGTGGACATTTTCGTGGACCACTACATCTTCAGTCAGTGCAAGCATTATTGATGTTAGGGACCGTGCCAGCGGGGGAAAAAGTGGACACCAGTCTGACTTTATAGGATCCACCTCCTTCAGTGTAAAACATCTGCAGGTGCTGTTTTTTCGGCCACCTGCAAACCTAGTTGTGTGTAGCAAACGAGATGTGATGCTTTGGCTCTGCACCTTGTTGAGACAGAAGAGCAGAGTATCGCTGTCCCGTGTTGCGTGGAATGGTGGGACCCCGTTTGTCTACAGGCAGCTGGTTTCCTTCAGGGGCAGCAGTTTCCACAGTGACTTCAGTTTCctcagatgtttttatgttgttggcGACATCTTTCTCTGCAGCTGGTTTCCTGGATCTCCTTTCCCGGTGTCCTGCTTTCCCATCCTTTGATGTGGTCTTCTCTTTTCTGTTcacagagaataaaaagagTTGTGCAGATGTCAGGAAGAAAAACTATTATTTGATTGGTGATTAAAGTTTCTACAAATACAAAAAGTCATACTTGAAGTTGATTATTTCAAATTTCCTCTCTCTGTAGAAGGAGCTCGTGTTCATCATGTAAAGTAGGATCATGTCGCATACAAAAGCCCcctgaaagataaaaataatgttaGCCTAATTTTCATAAGCTTCAAACTCATTAATCTTGTATTAATGATCATGTTTCACCCTCTTGTGAACCTGTGAGTTGTGGTGCTCTGGTAATCATCCGATAAATTACTTACTATACCCATCAGAGCAACACCTGAGCCAATAGCAATTATTGTGGGAACAATACTGAATTTCCCAGCCtgcaaaacaataacaaaacatttactagaagtATATTTCTGGAATCTTGTACTTTActaaggaaaaataaacttcataaCTCTCCTGTACCTGGCCATTGATCATTATATCAAAGCGAATCCCATACACTTTGTACAGAGTGCGATACGTTTCACCGTTTTGATCCTTGTAGTACCTGGCATATCTGTACACACAGTGCAATATCGaataagacaaaaagaaagaggaggcaGTGGTCTGATGGTGTTGAATGCTTGAGGGGACACACCTGAAGTTGTATCCTGATGTAACCGAGTTGTTCAAGTTCATATCCAAACGGGTGAAGCTGTACTGAGGATTACACTCAGAGGAGTCTCTATCCAGGTTGCAGTTCCACTCAATGAGAATGCCAACAGAGCCACCCTGTGAATATAAACTGAGCTTTAAAGACAGTAAAACACCTAAATAAGGCAGTCCAGTTATAAAAGCAACAAACCAACAACGAACACATACACTCACCGGCTACTTTATTATATACACCTTGTTAGTACCAGGTTGAACTCCTTCTagcttcagaactgccttaattcttggtggcataaatttaacaaggtgttggaaacattcctcagagttTTTGCTCCATggtgacatgacagcatcaaacagttgctgcagatttgtggctgcatccatgataacatcccaaagctgctctactggactaaGATCTGGTGACTGCGGAGGCTGTTGGGGTCTAGTGAACTCACTGTCATGTTCAACAAACCAGTTTGAGAAGGTctaagctttgtgacatggtgcattatcctgctggaagaagccatcagaagatggttcACTGTGGtgataaagggatggacatggtcagctaCAATACTtgggtaggctgtggtgtttaaatgatgttcaggtggtactaaggggcccaaggTTTGCCAacaaaatatcccccacaccattacaccaccagcagcctgaactatTAAAACAAGGCAGGATGGTGGGAGCGATCATCTCCAACAAGTCTATCACTGTCCTCTGATCACTGACACCAACAAGGTATTTTTATCCACACAACCTCTGcccactggatattttctttttttcagacttCTGGAAGTCatctgagttgctgccatgtgattggttgattagttaacaagcaattaaacaggtatacctaataaagtggccagcgAGTGCCACAATACACATGCGTAAAGCCCTCTGAGAGAGAATATCAGCAGTGCATGTCTGTGCTCATCTATAGATGATGTAGTAGCTATAGAGCTGTAAAACAGGAAAACTCATGCACCGTGACATGGACTGACAAGCCATCACTGCCTGAGGGCCTCATGCTGCCTGCAGGCTGTGGAAGGGCAAGAGATTAAAACACAACTTGGTGACTCAAATCAAATTAACTTTGAATACTATCTGAAACACCCAGTATGTCCTGGGATTAATAAACGAGACAAAAActctcttcttgttcttctgCTCAGTTTGCAAGAATCCACAGTTCATGAGTGAAAGTCAGAGCCAAGAGGAGTCTTTAACAAGTGTCAATCACTGATTTCTTCTACAGCTGGCATATTAATCTACCTCTGAATGCACGGTGGGCTTTGAAGCAGAAATGAAGAACAGGAGGGACCTGCATGTCCCTCCTGTGCTTCATTTAGTTGCATGGTATCTCAATTTATAAACCAAAACATATTCCCTTTGAAACGATCTTGTTAATAGTACGTATGCTTAAATTATCACTTATTCTACTCTAAGTCAAGAACAGATTTCCATGATTTTTAACTCCTTAACCCCTTAAcccctgaatttatttatagttatataaaaagaaaattaaaagagcaaaaaaataaagtaaattaaaaaggaaaaagattgGGAAAAGAAAACGACTGgcataaaataaagtaaaattaattataaataaataacaataaataaataaaatcaaataaagagaaattaaataaaggaaaaaagaccAGAAGTGGTTTCTTGTAAATTTACAACTATAGGCATCATCATCAATAATTATTTGTCAGAAAACGGACTTCAGTCCAACGCACAATGTTAGATTTTTACACTACCTTAGCAGCCATGTCCTGGAAGTCATGTCCCGTGTTGCTGACCAGATCTCTGAGGCGAAAGATGGGACAGTAAGGGTGGTCGTCTTTATCATAGGAGCATCTCTTCAGATAGCTGTCGTCAGTTGTTTCAAGAACATTGGACCTAagtgataaagaaaacagacatgCATGCTAATTAAGTGTCTTAGCTTGGGTATTTGGACCTTTTAACAAGTAAAACTTTGACTTATAAAGCTAAGTCTGTTTTATGACCTCTTACTTGAAGCATCACATATGTAAGCTTAGATGTGTTTAATCTGTCAAGAAATACCTTACAGTCCCATGAATGTTTGACTGGGTAAAGGTTATGTGACTGTGGGAGAAGTTTGGGGTACAGATGTTGTATTGGGCTCATTGTCTGCAAACCAGAGGCAGGCGCATGTAGCATCTGAAGGAAGGATGGCTTCTCCTCCTCAGTCAGGGTGAACATGATTCAGTGCAGGTGTGCAACATCACAACAGGTGACTTAAATATGACTTTTTCCGAGTTACGAAAACTGTATTGCTGATACGTCTTAGCCCAAGTATGTAGGCTTGTTTCCCCCCTGAAAGGTGTTTAGAAATGCCATATGCATTGTTTGTCCAGACCTTTGTTACGTGGAATTTTGTCATCTTTATTTCCTAAATGCTGCACCTGTAATAGAGTTGCTTGTATTTCTGCCACTAAAAAATGCTGCATGTACTGTGTAATTATCATAGCATTTTAGATGCACGTCCATCTCATAGCTATGAagcctttctttttaaaatcccCACTATTTTTATTACACAATGTTCTGATAGAGACATGAGGCATATGTCTTCTGTTAAATCCACTGAGTGGTTTCTAAATTCTCAaactatcattttttttttcttttgaaaaggcaaggcaagtttatttatacatcacatttcatgtacaagacaattcaaatgctttacataagacattaaaagcattacagcacaGTGCAGAAGAAGcgttaaaaatacataaaagaataTGAAGAgaatcaaaataataataaaatcacacagaataaataaattaaaatgattaaaagcaagtaaCAGTCTAGATAAGTTCAAAGTTAGCGTGTAGATTTCAtgtacatgagaaaataaatgtttttaacctggatttaaagtttggtgaaagtttaatctccactagCGGTTTGTTggacttgtttgcagcataacagctaaatgctgcttctccatgcttagtctggactctggtctggactctggtctggactagttgaccagagtctttgtaTCTAAGAGCTCTCCCAGGCTTATAGTCTTTGATGTATtttgggcctaaaccattctgggatgtaaatgATCAGTaggattttaaaatctattctgtgactgactggaagccagtgtaaaggttttaaaactggtgtgatgtgtttagAACTCTTATCTGCAAAtgtctaatgtttttttttttatttaaaatatgttaggTTTTCAAAGTGGACTTAGATTTTGGACCCTTTTGTGcagcatttaacatttaatactAAGTGTGCTCTCGTTTGATTAAGTGGGTGCATGTAAAAACTGCAGCTTGACAGTATTTTCCTCAACACACACTCCAACAGAAACACATACATGTCGTTCAAACCACTCAGATACACTGTCTGTTTCCTGGCTTAGACTATAACTCAATGTGTCacactgtaagatgtgttgcgAGCCATTTTGAGTAAACCCCCATTTAAAGGGATCATGTTACCTTCTGATCCCATCaagcaaaaacatatttagatTAGTAGGAAGCATGAGAGAAATGTCTGTGTAATTAAGAGATCCTGACGGATGAATTAGCCATGGCCTTGTAGCATCGCCCTTCTCTCCTGCAGGACATGAGTGAGGACAACAAGGGACGGCAAACACTGGGCAAGCCCCGTCTGATCTGACACCTGTCCAGCGCAAGGGCCGCTGTCAAGGACGTCTCAAATGACTGTTTCACTGTCTCTCTGAGTGCAATGCACAGGCTGGTATAAATAGAAGACTCAGTGCACCCTAAAGCTATTTAAAGCAGCCGTTGGAACATGTATACCCACAGATCTCACTCAGTGCCACGATGCCTTGAAACCACAGGCACAAAAGCCATCAGCAGCCACTTACAGCTACTTACTTGGAGAACTCAAACTTTGGAAACCTGATGAAGTTCTTGATGTAGATGGTGAagttttctgcttca
The sequence above is a segment of the Melanotaenia boesemani isolate fMelBoe1 chromosome 15, fMelBoe1.pri, whole genome shotgun sequence genome. Coding sequences within it:
- the emc6 gene encoding ER membrane protein complex subunit 6, giving the protein MAGVAAKREGPQFISEVAVRGNAAVLDYCRTSVSALSGATAGILGLTGLYGFIFYFLSSFLLSLLLILKAGRRWNKCFKSRRLLFTGGLVGGLFTYVLFWTFLYGMVHVY
- the p2rx5 gene encoding P2X purinoceptor 5, with translation MAGWGGFFVSLLNYKTEKYVIAENRRIGILFRLYQLAVLGYIIGWVFVVKKGYQEKEEAIQTSVFTKLKGVTLTNTSETGPYLWSAEDYVIPPNGKQVFFMVTNYIETPNQRLGFCAESYKVPDGRCQSNDDCQEGESVVAGHGIKTGSCLNSTGTCEIYAWCPVEHSPRPTEPLLNEAENFTIYIKNFIRFPKFEFSKSNVLETTDDSYLKRCSYDKDDHPYCPIFRLRDLVSNTGHDFQDMAAKGGSVGILIEWNCNLDRDSSECNPQYSFTRLDMNLNNSVTSGYNFRYARYYKDQNGETYRTLYKVYGIRFDIMINGQAGKFSIVPTIIAIGSGVALMGIGAFVCDMILLYMMNTSSFYRERKFEIINFKKEKTTSKDGKAGHRERRSRKPAAEKDVANNIKTSEETEVTVETAAPEGNQLPVDKRGPTIPRNTGQRYSALLSQQGAEPKHHISFATHN
- the shpk gene encoding sedoheptulokinase; protein product: MQRLTVSAAVMSNFILGIDVGTTSVKTVLFASDSRTVAASHTLPTAADRSDDGRLKAKEQDTGRIIDALNRCVLQLPADKLQHVSRIGLSGQMHGVIFWKAGSGCDWSSRDFFTPRDTSQLITWQDGRCSSDFLSSLPKPESHLSVATGFGCATIFWYMKHRPEFLDDFTVAGTIQDYVVSMLCGLDRCVMTPQNAASWGFFNTSTSHWNENILKAASFPLHLLPQCVPSGGLAGKTRSAWHGIPAGTPVGAALGDFQCSVYSCMSAPTDAVLNISTSAQLTFAMPADFRPQDFPQPDSPISYFPYFDSSYLAVAASLNGGNILATFVDMLTAWMRELGVELSNSGLYEKLIHCALNQETSDLMVSPTLLGERHSPLCLGQVTNISTSNLSLGHVIRGLCRGVLTNITSMMPAETLQQAGVRRIVGSGSALNRNEVLKQEVEKAFPLQVVYGQNADSAVGVAMVLCDRL